CTCTCTGTCTTTGCTAACAGAGAGCAGTGGGACTTGTGCTCGCTCTTGTAATAGGTTCCAagttttttcattcatctgcttcATCTGAGCTTTTACAAACATGGGGTGCTCCTCATCCAGTGCACAGACTGTTGATCAAGAGAAAAGACCAGGCACAAAGCCAGAGGAGAGCAATGGAGACACAGTGGGTAAGTAGTGATCACTCATgtagtttaaatgtttaaaagtgtaatttatgtgtgtgtttttagcctGTTCTCTATACATTTTTCTCAAGATAGAGGCTGTAGTTGTGCTAAGTTACTTTCAGTCAGTCAAGACCATTGCTGGCTGTTCTGGTACACCGTGTGCTTTCTCACTCTACTCTGCTGCACAGCACAGTACAGTACCTCTATGGGTAGAATTATTCATGTTCAGCCATTTTCTCATAAATGATGAAACATGGTTGTTATTTTTTGCCTGAGATCCACTGACAGTGTGTTGACaaaaactgtaaactgcattacatgatttattgatgaaatGAGACCTGAGAGGGAGTTGACCTGTGTGCTCATGCTTTGTTCGCTGCCTCATTCCATAAAGCTAATTGAGCATTTAGATGAACCTAGATTAGTAGAACTTTTAGCTGGGACTGAGGCAAGCCCCCTGATGTTGTGATATTaggctttacaaataaaattgacttgacttgacttgaactCTTATAGAAGCTCTGTACTAAAGCCAGCTGGGAGTGTTTAGCAGTTCATTTTTCAGCCTGAGGCAAGAGTTGCAACCCAACCTGTTTGCTGCCATTCTTCAGTAGTCAAATTTATGACTTAAGATATTTTTCACACActaaaaatagctttttttcTACAAGATCAAACTGATATGATATAAAAGAGAGTGTGTATCTGCTTCATGCATCCAGAGTTTGCAAGCAAAAGGTTTCTCAAAAAGTCAGTCACTTAGGTGCATTCCTTAACATGCATGCAGAGATTATAATCTAAGTGTTTGAAATTCTCTCCAGGAATTTACAGCTCACAAACAATAGATGCAGGATTGCataggagaaagaggaaagactAGAGGATTGATGCCTCTTTGAAAAGTACCCGCATGTTATCCGGCTACTCTGAAATTCCTCTGCATGGGACAGCTAAGCTTGGCTCTCTCAGTTTTGCATCTAAGCATGTAGTCATGCTCCATATACGAGAAACATGGTGAGTAATCGCCTTGGTTTGTTTGGCTTTGCAAATGTACTCTGTGTTCAAGTCTGTGTAGACGCCCACCGAGAGGCCAAACACAGACTGATTGTCCATTCACTGGATTCACTGGTCCAACCTACTGGCACATGCCTGTGTCATGCCAGGCACGGCTTCATGTACAGTGTGTTCTGACTGCCTCTCCCCTCATACAGTACATACGACATGACAGTCACTGCCCTTGTTAGAAAGTGCTCCtctttgtgtgtgattgttgaTGCTTAAGTCAAGTTGGCACATTTGAATGAGGAAAAGCTTGATTATCATTTTTGAGCAAGTGAACAAGCAAACACGTGTTATGTGCTTATTACACTTAGCAGGACTTTGTCATaaaaaacacttcctgtcagAAACAGCCTTTCCATCTTCCACTATGTCactgtgtgatgtttgtgtcaGGGCATTGTCCCTCCAGCCAACTGGCTATATGGTGACCTGTAGAAGCTCGGTCCTTTTCCAGGGTCTTACATCACCTCAACAAGAAAACCAGTTATTGTACTCTTTGCCCAGGCAGGCTTCTCCAATGTGGCTGAATGAGTGGAGGTTGAAATAATACAGTATACAGTCTGTCTAACAAACCAGCTGTATGCCATCCAAGCCACCACTGGTCCCATCCCCTGTCCGGGCCCCCTGtctgtccccctcccctccctctgtgcTCCTAGCCAGCCATGCCACTGTTTTGACTGGGATCTCTGTCATCTTTGGCTGGTAAATCATGTTGACACACGAGTCATCCATGCCTGGAAAGGCTGTCTCTGTCTCAacccaaacacatacacattcacacttttCAACAGTGGTTCAGGCCTACAATGCAGACAACAGCTTTTCATTCTTTGTGATAGTTGGTGTTGGTGTGCAGAAGAAGTAAACTGTCGCTTAAAGAACTTGAAAACgctttaaatctttttaaaatttaaagtaaaacataGTTTTAAGGGATATGGAGGTTGTAAAAAGCTACCTAAAAACACATCTACTTTTACAATTCTACACTCaattgtgaaaaaatattacaCTGCACCTAAATACTATTCTGTGCTACATTCTCTCTTCCACAGGCTCATTTTCATTTGAGGTGCTAGGCCGTCACATTCCCTTCCACCCATCACTCTTGGCTCTTTGTACCACTTCtgacagacaaataaaatcaggAAGCTGCAGCTTCCAAACTATCCACCCATTCAGCTAGCTGAACCCTTCTGGTTTGTCTCATTTGTGAACAATGTCCACCCGCTGTTTTTGCGACAAagttatttttgaaataataaaacagactgaaagTTTCTGTTCGGCTGTTGTGACTCCTGTAACTAAGATGTGTGTTGCAGTTCCTGACATTTGAGTTGAAGTATCCAAGCACACTATTGTTCCTCATCTACTGTAGTTTTGCCCAAGGGCTAATAGCTTGTTCACACCCAGTTACAAGAACATGGGTCAgggcatgaaaaaaaaggtaGGGTGTCTCTCCAAAGGCAGCAAAGCTGAAAGTCACGtgtattttatttcctctgagAGTGCCTTGTGTGTCCTCGGGGCTTCAGACAAACACAGGTTtcaataaatcatattttcaacTAAGGAAATGAAAGGTTTTCTCTAGCACGCATTCTCTGTGCCTTATTGTCCATTGCCTGCAGTATCTCCTGCATTCCCTGTGGAGCTGAACTACAATTCTGCTGTTTTATGGGTTTAGTTTTATGTTATTTGGACTAAAAGAGAGTTTAAGTAATTtcttaaatgtataaatgatcATCTACATGTACATAacaatgtgttgttgtgtgtgttatgtttatgtaatatcttgttttttttgtttttacagtttatctATAAATTAAACAGTTTTCAGCTGGTTATCATTTTGCAATCagtttataaataaatacaattcattcattcaagaaAGGACATACAAAACACCTTCCAATATAGCACTTAACGCTTGGATGACAGAACGTCAGAGCGCTAATAAGATTGCTGTCCTGACAAATGTggtcatttattaacaaaactaTTCAATTCATAGATTagctcaaggacactttcagACCCCCCACAATGTTTCCAGCTCAGTAAAATGAGAAATCTTCTTAAAAGCTCTTTTGTTGCTCTTTGTTGCCATGTAGTTAGCGTTACACATTAACAGGACGTCACTACCTGAACAGAATGATGCTTGCCAGTCGTAAATCCTAATCAAGCTTGTCTTTGCTCCCCCCTGTGTTGACAGCAGTCAGAAACGGCATCATCGCAGAAGATGCAGAAACCATCGAGGACCAGATGCAGCTGCCTGTGCAGAGTGCCTTACCAGATGATCTTCAACCGGGAGCTGATGATGAGGCGGAGGCTGTGTTAGTGGCCCTGGAGGCACAGGAGGATCTAGGCTCTGGGGAGGACCTCCTGGCtgctcctgagccacagccagaACCTGTCACCCCTGAAGAACCAGCttcagctgctgctccagcagaaGCCACTGCTGAACCTGAGGCTGCTGTAGTGGTGGAGGCACCACCCCCTGTGGAGGAAGTTGTCCCTGTAGAAACTATAGTGGCTGAGGCTCCTCCTGAGGTCAAAGCCATTGTTGAGGCTGCAGAGGAGGCCCCTGCTGTGGAACCTGTTGTACCAGTGCAGGATGAGGCCCCTGCTGTTGTTGAAGAGGCAGCTGCTGTGCCAGCTGAGGCCGTGCCTGAAGTTGCAACCCCTGCTGTTGAGCTTCCTGTAGCAGAGTCTGCAGAGGCCCCAGCGGTTGTGGAGGAAGCAGTAGCTGTTGAAGTGGCTGCTCCTGTGGAAGCAGAGGCTCCAACTGACAATGCTGCAGCAGTTACTGCCCCAGCAGTGCCAGCTGAATCTCCAGCTCCAAGTGAGgcttcagcagcagcaccaagtgaggctgcagcagcagcaccaagTGAGGCTGCAGCACCAAGTGAGGCTGCAGCACCAAGTGAAGCTGTAGCTGTACCAGCTGAGGCTCCAGTACCAGGTGAAGTCTCAGCACCAGCTGAATCCTCGGCACCCGTTGCGGCTGCTGAGCCTGTAATAGATACAGCGATTGCGGTGGCGACTATTCCAGAGATGCCTCCATTATCTTCAGCTGAAGCCCAAGCTGAGCCTCAGCCTGCTGCAGCCCCTGCTGAGACTGCACCACCAGCGGAAAC
This sequence is a window from Thunnus thynnus chromosome 10, fThuThy2.1, whole genome shotgun sequence. Protein-coding genes within it:
- the LOC137191917 gene encoding skin secretory protein xP2-like isoform X2; translated protein: MGCSSSSAQTVDQEKRPGTKPEESNGDTVVRNGIIAEDAETIEDQMQLPVQSALPDDLQPGADDEAEAVLVALEAQEDLGSGEDLLAAPEPQPEPVTPEEPASAAAPAEATAEPEAAVVVEAPPPVEEVVPVETIVAEAPPEVKAIVEAAEEAPAVEPVVPVQDEAPAVVEEAAAVPAEAVPEVATPAVELPVAESAEAPAVVEEAVAVEVAAPVEAEAPTDNAAAVTAPAVPAESPAPSEASAAAPSEAAAAAPSEAAAPSEAAAPSEAVAVPAEAPVPGEVSAPAESSAPVAAAEPVIDTAIAVATIPEMPPLSSAEAQAEPQPAAAPAETAPPAETPCPAEAASAPAPEAKPAAAEPVQQAEAPAEVAPEAPPATVTSESAADTAAPVVGLVVEPTPAESKAPSAPAPAADPAPEPSPEAVGTESEKAKKED
- the LOC137191917 gene encoding skin secretory protein xP2-like isoform X1, whose protein sequence is MGCSSSSAQTVDQEKRPGTKPEESNGDTVAVRNGIIAEDAETIEDQMQLPVQSALPDDLQPGADDEAEAVLVALEAQEDLGSGEDLLAAPEPQPEPVTPEEPASAAAPAEATAEPEAAVVVEAPPPVEEVVPVETIVAEAPPEVKAIVEAAEEAPAVEPVVPVQDEAPAVVEEAAAVPAEAVPEVATPAVELPVAESAEAPAVVEEAVAVEVAAPVEAEAPTDNAAAVTAPAVPAESPAPSEASAAAPSEAAAAAPSEAAAPSEAAAPSEAVAVPAEAPVPGEVSAPAESSAPVAAAEPVIDTAIAVATIPEMPPLSSAEAQAEPQPAAAPAETAPPAETPCPAEAASAPAPEAKPAAAEPVQQAEAPAEVAPEAPPATVTSESAADTAAPVVGLVVEPTPAESKAPSAPAPAADPAPEPSPEAVGTESEKAKKED